A part of Chloroflexota bacterium genomic DNA contains:
- the hisZ gene encoding ATP phosphoribosyltransferase regulatory subunit: protein MRLSKPVRGELPPGVADLFFAAAEQKLALENILRDAFSRWGYRPVIPPTFEYADTLASEAGVRLAEEMYRFFDRDGRALALRPDLTIPTARIVGVKLFDQPLPLRFHYIGSVFRYEEPRAGQRREFTQAGVELVGAPGAAADAEVIALLVGALQAAGLTDFRITLGQIGFFRGLLAALSLSAEAAERLRVAVDRRSQAEMEAILADFDGDGPAREAIAVLPMLTGGPEVLDEARRIALNQEMAAAVANLRQVWERLCQYDVTDHVVLDLAQVRGMAYYTGILFEAFAPGVGFPLASGGRYDGLIGHFGPDQPAVGFALTVDRLLTALDHQTEAEAAPPIDVIFQDCGHMECLSLVRRARSLGARAALDVLGRSVDDLVAYARGQGIPRVALCEGPGRVRLVTDAETRIIEPAAWESEVRAWIG, encoded by the coding sequence GTGAGACTGAGCAAACCTGTACGTGGGGAGTTGCCGCCCGGCGTGGCCGACCTGTTCTTCGCGGCCGCGGAACAGAAGCTGGCGTTGGAGAACATCCTGCGGGACGCGTTCTCCCGCTGGGGGTACCGGCCGGTGATCCCCCCTACCTTCGAGTACGCGGACACCCTGGCATCCGAGGCGGGCGTGCGCCTGGCCGAGGAGATGTACCGTTTCTTCGACCGGGACGGGCGGGCCCTGGCGCTGCGTCCGGACCTCACCATCCCTACGGCGCGCATCGTTGGCGTCAAGCTGTTCGATCAACCGTTGCCTCTGCGGTTCCACTATATAGGGAGCGTCTTCCGTTATGAAGAGCCCAGAGCCGGGCAGCGTCGCGAGTTCACTCAGGCGGGCGTGGAGCTGGTGGGCGCGCCTGGCGCTGCGGCGGATGCGGAGGTCATCGCACTGCTGGTGGGGGCGCTGCAGGCCGCAGGATTGACGGATTTCCGCATCACCCTGGGACAGATCGGCTTCTTCCGAGGGCTTCTGGCCGCGTTGTCCTTGTCAGCGGAGGCGGCCGAGCGGTTGCGCGTCGCTGTGGATCGCAGGAGCCAGGCGGAGATGGAGGCGATCCTGGCCGATTTCGACGGCGATGGCCCGGCGCGGGAGGCCATCGCCGTTTTGCCTATGCTGACCGGTGGCCCAGAGGTGCTGGATGAGGCCCGGCGGATTGCTCTGAATCAGGAGATGGCCGCGGCGGTGGCCAACCTGCGCCAGGTGTGGGAGCGGCTGTGCCAGTACGACGTGACGGATCACGTCGTGCTGGATCTGGCGCAGGTACGAGGCATGGCATACTACACGGGCATCCTGTTCGAGGCATTCGCCCCCGGGGTCGGGTTCCCGCTGGCCAGCGGCGGCCGCTACGACGGATTGATCGGCCATTTCGGCCCGGACCAGCCGGCCGTGGGGTTCGCCCTGACCGTGGACCGCCTGCTGACGGCGTTGGATCACCAGACGGAGGCTGAGGCGGCGCCGCCCATCGATGTGATCTTCCAGGATTGCGGCCACATGGAATGCCTGTCGCTGGTGCGACGGGCTCGCTCGCTGGGGGCGCGTGCGGCGCTGGACGTGCTGGGGCGGTCCGTCGATGATCTGGTGGCGTACGCCCGGGGACAGGGGATCCCGCGCGTGGCCCTGTGCGAGGGGCCGGGCCGGGTGCGGTTGGTGACGGATGCTGAGACCCGGATCATCGAGCCGGCTGCCTGGGAAAGCGAGGTGCGCGCATGGATCGGCTGA
- a CDS encoding ATP phosphoribosyltransferase: MDRLRIALPKGRLLSASLDFLARAGYDFREGVQRTRRLLVSDGTGRLEAVLVKPKDIPVFVEYGAADLGIVGTDVLREVERDVYEPLLLPFGYCRLSVAAPADRPDTPLRLEPSPRVATSYPNLTHRFFQERGVSPEIILLSGSVELSPLVGLADLLVDMVETGRTLRENGLVELRTILHSQAALIANRAAYALKKEAITALIEDLRRTVAEMRSADDA, translated from the coding sequence ATGGATCGGCTGAGGATCGCGCTGCCCAAAGGGCGATTGCTCTCTGCCTCCCTGGACTTCCTGGCCCGAGCGGGGTACGACTTTCGGGAGGGCGTGCAGCGCACCCGGCGCCTGCTCGTGTCGGATGGGACGGGACGGCTGGAGGCCGTGCTGGTCAAACCGAAAGACATCCCGGTCTTCGTGGAGTACGGCGCGGCCGATCTGGGCATCGTAGGCACGGACGTGCTACGGGAGGTGGAGCGGGACGTGTACGAGCCGCTGTTGCTGCCGTTCGGCTATTGTCGCCTGTCCGTGGCGGCCCCGGCCGATCGGCCGGATACCCCGTTGCGGCTGGAACCCAGCCCCCGCGTGGCCACCAGCTATCCCAATCTGACCCATCGCTTCTTCCAGGAACGGGGCGTCTCCCCCGAGATCATCCTGTTGTCCGGTTCCGTCGAGCTGTCGCCGCTGGTGGGGTTGGCGGATCTACTGGTGGACATGGTGGAGACCGGGCGGACGCTGCGGGAGAATGGCCTGGTGGAGCTGCGCACGATCTTGCATAGCCAGGCCGCGCTCATCGCCAATCGGGCGGCCTATGCGTTGAAGAAGGAAGCCATCACTGCGCTGATCGAGGATCTGCGCCGAACTGTAGCCGAGATGAGGTCTGCCGATGACGCCTGA